The sequence GGAGTGCTTGTCGGCGGTCGGTCGGCCCAGGGCGGAGAGGTCCTTGCGCTCGCCGGAGTCGATCATCGCCTGGGTCCAGGCGGCGAGCTCCCCAGCGGCCATGCCGCGGAAGAACACGGCCATGAGCAGTGCGCTCATCTGCTCGTCGGGCACCGCACCCCGCGTGTAGGCGTCGACCACCCAGTGGATCTGCTCGGCCGAGAGCTCGACGCCGTCCCGCTTGGCGCGGATCACGTCGATCGCGTCGAAGGCCATCAGCCCTGCCCCCGCTCGGCGGCGGCGACCAGGTCCTCGGGGCCGAACGCGTCGGGCAGCACCTCGCGCATCGGCACGATCCCGAGCGACACCGTCTCGATGAGCATGTCCGCGCCGCCGTGCTCCCACAGCAGCTGCCGGCAGCGGCCGCACGGCATGAGCGGCTGCCCGTCCCCGCCGACGCAGGTCACCGCGACCAACCGCCCGCCGCCGGTGCGGGCGAGGTCGCTGACCATTCCGCACTCGGCGCACAGGCCCAGTCCGTACGAGGCGTTCTCGACGTTGCAGCCGGTGACCACGCGGCCGTCGTCCACCAGCCCGGCGACGCCGACCGGGAACTTCGAGTACGGCGCGTACGCGTGGCTCATCGCCTCGCGGGCCGCGGCCCGCAGCGCGTTCCAGTCCGGCTGCATCAGTGTTCTCCTCGTCGGTACACGAGTCCGTCCGCCTTGGGCATCCGCAGCCGCTGGGCGGCCAGGGAGAGCACCAGCAGCGTGATCAGGTGCGGGGTGAACGAGACGATGCCCTCGGGCAGCTCCTCGATGGTCAGGAAGGCCACCAGGCTGGCGGCCGCGAACACCACGGCGAGCACCGCCTGGAGGAGCCGGCGCCGGCCGGCCTGGTAGAACGCGACGGCCAGCAGCAGGACCGCGATGAGCAGCAGCAGCGCGACCACCGCGCCCCGGCTGCGCAGCTGCAGGCCGTCGGCGTAGCCGAACAGGCCCGCGCCGGCCGCCAGGCCACCGGGGCGCCAGTTGCCGAAGATCAGCGCCGCCAGGCCGATGAAGCCGCGGCCGCCGGTCTGCCCCTCGCGGTAGATGTTGGCCACGAACACCAGGGCGACGCCGCCCAGCCCGGCCAGCGCCCCGGAGATGATCACCGCGAGGTACTTGAGCCGGTGGACCGGGACGCCGAGGGAGTCGGCCGCCGCCGGGTTCTCACCGCACGAGCGCAGCCGGAGGCCGAACGCGGTGCGCCACAGCAGCAGGTAGCTGGCCGGCACCAGCAGCACGGCGATCAGGGTGAGCACCCCGACGCCGCTGGTGAGTCCGCGGAGCAGGCCGGCGACGTCGGAGACGAGGAAGATGCGGGCGCCCTCGATGTCGCCCAGCAGGTCCGGTCCCGAGGAGAGCACCGGGAGCGAGAAGTTCGGCGGCCGGCTCGCCAGCGCCGGCGACTGGGTGACGCCACCGCCCTCCGCCCCGCCGGCGTAGAGCAGCTCGGACAGGAACCGCACGACGCCCTCGGCGAGGATGTTGATCGCGACGCCGGAGACGACGTGGTCGACGCCGAAGGTGACGGTGGCGACCGCGTGCAGCAGCCCGCCCAACGCGCCGAAGACCGCGCCGCCGATGATCGCGGCGACCCAGCCCCACTGGTAGCCGGCCCAGCCGGCGCCCCAGGTGCCGAGGATCATCATGCCCTCGAGGCCGATGTTGACCACGCCCGCCCGCTCGGCGAACAGCCCGCCGAGCGCGGCCAGGCCGATCGGCACCGCCAGCAGCAGCGCCGCCGCGAAGGTCGACGACGAGGTGAGCGCCTGCTGACCGGAGACGATGCGGACCAGCGACATGAGCAGCACCAGGCCGACGAACAGCCAGGCGAAGCGGCGCGCCCGGCCGCCGCCGAGGAAGAGCTCGGTGAGCGGACCGCGGCCGGAAGCGGTGCCGGGTGCGGTCGTCGCGGTGCTCATGCTCCGGCTCCCTGGCGGTCGTCGGTGATGCGGGTGCCGATCGGACCCTCGGGACCGGCGGAGGTGCCGCCGGCGGCGGTGCCGGTGTCGCCCTGGCCGCTGTCCCGCCCGGCCCGCCGGCGGGTGACCTGGCGGGCGACCTCGTTGGCGACGACCACCGAGAGCACGATCGTGCCCTGGATGATCGTGACGACCGAGGCAGGGATGTCGGCGAACTGCAGCGGCACCGCGGCCCGGTCGAGGAAGGCGAACAGCAGCGCGGCGAACGCGATGCCCAGCGGGTTGTTGCGGCCGAGGAGCGCCACCGCGATGCCGAGGAAGCCCAGGCCGGCGGTGAACTCGGTGCCGAAGTGGTAGGTCCGCCCCAGCAGGTCGGGCAGGCCGATGAGGCCGGCGATCGCGCCGGAGATGAGCATCGTCTTGATGACCATGGCGCGGGCATCGATCCCGCTGGCCGTGGCCGCCGACGGCGAGAGCCCGGTCGCGCGCAGGTCGAAGCCGAACCGGGTGCGCCTGATCAGCACCGAGACGACGACGCCCACGACGACCGCCACGAGCAGGAAGCCGTACAGCTGGGTGCGCGGCTGGGCCAGGCCGAGGACGTCGAACACCCCGTTGAGCGCCGGGAAGCGGCCCGACTCCGGGATATCCGTGGTGGTGATGATCGCCGCGCCCGCCTCGCTGCCCCGCAGCGGCCCGGTGAGCAGGTAGGACGCTGTGCCCAGGGCGATGAAGTTGAGCATGATCGAGCTGATCACCTCGCTCACGCCCCGGGTCACCTTGAGGACGGCGACGATCCCGGCCCAGAAGGCGCCGACCGCCATGGCGACGACCATGATCAGCAGCAGGTGCAGGGGGGCGGGGAGGACCACGGCCGCACCGGCGCCCGCAGCGATGACCGTCGCCATCCGGTACTGGCCCTCGACGCCGATGTTGAACAGGCCCATGCGGAAGGCGACCGAGACGGCCAGCCCCGCGAGGAACAGCGGCACCGCCCGGTTGAGGATCACGACGATCGCCTGCGTCTGCTGCGACGGGCTGTCGCCGAAGTCGAAGAGAACCTGTAGCGCGGTGCCCGGGTGCTGACCGATCGCGAGGATGACCAGCGTCGTGATGACGATCGCGACGACCACGGCGAGGGCCGGCGCGAGCAGGGACGCGCCGAGCCGGCGGATCGCGGTCACGCGGCGCCCACCGAGCCGCCGGAGGCCCCGGTCATGTGACCGCCGAGCTCCTCCGGGGTGAGCGCCGTCGGGTCGAGCGTGGCGACCAGCCGACCGCGCAGCATCACGTGCAGCGTGTCGGACAGGCCGATCAGCTCGTCCAGGTCGGCGGAGATCAGCAGGATTCCCATCCCCTCCGCGCGGGCGTCCTTGAGCAGCTCCCAGATCGAGGACTGCGCGCCGACGTCGACACCCCGGGTGGGGTGCGCGGCGACCAGGAGCCGGGGAGCGGAGCTCATCTCCCGCCCGATGATCAGCTTCTGCTGGTTGCCGCCGGAGAGGGCGACGGCCAGCGTGTCCGGCCCCGGCGCCCGGACGTCGTAGTCGCGCATGATCCGCTGGGTGTCCGAGCGGGCGGCCTTGCGGTCGATGAAGGGTCCCTTGACCGCCGGCGGACGGGTCTGGTGGCCGAGGATCCGGTTCTCCCACAGCGGGGCGTCGAGCAGCATGCCCTGGCGGTGCCGGTCCTCGGGGATGAAGCCCACCCCGGCCTCGCGGCGGGCCCGGGTGCTCCAGCCCGTGACGTCCTGGCCGGCGAGGACGACCGCGCCTCCGGCCGGCGACCGCAGGCCCATGATCGCGTCGACGAGTTCTGCCTGGCCGTTCCCCTCGACGCCGGCGATGCCGACGACCTCGCCCTCGTGGACGGTGAGCGCGACGTCGTCGACGGCCGGCCGACGGGCTCCCGGCGTGGTGACGGTGACGCCGCGCAACTGGAGGACGGGGGTCTCGCGCACCGTGGACGCCCGGGCGCCCGGCGAGGGCAGCTCCGAGCCGACCATGAGCTCGGCGAGCTGGTGGGCGGTGGTGGTCCTCGGGTCGGCGGTGCCGACCGTGGTGCCCCGTCGGATGACGGTGATCGAGTCGGCCACCTTGCGCACCTCGTCGAGCTTGTGCGAGATGAAGATGACGGTGAGGCCCTCGCGCTTGAGCTCGCCGAGGTTGCCGAAGAGCTCGTCGACCTCCTGCGGCACCAGGACGGCGGTGGGCTCGTCGAGGATGAGGGTCGTCGCGCCGCGGTACAGGACCTTCGCGATCTCGACCCGCTGCCGGTCGCCCACCCCGAGCTCCTCGACGAGCACGTCGGGCTCGAGGTCGAGGGCGTACCGGTCGGAGATGTCGCGGATGCGGCGGCGCGCCTCGGCCCGGTCCAGCCGGCCGCCCTTCGTCGGCTCGCTGCCCAGGACGACGTTCTCGAGGACGGTGAAGTTGTCGGCCAGCATGAAGTGCTGGTGCACCATGCCGATGCCCGCGGCGATGGCGTCGGCCGGGCTGCGCAGCGAGGCCTCGCGGCCGTCGAGCAGGATCGTGCCCTCGTCGGGCCGGTGCATCCCGTACAGCGTCTTCATCAGCGTCGACTTGCCGGCGCCGTTCTCGCCCACGATGGCGTGCACCTCACCGCGGCGGACCCGCAGCTCGATGTCACGGTTGGCGACCACGCCGGGGAAGCGCTTGGTGATCCCGCGCAGCTCCACGGCGTAGGGGGCGCCGGAGCCCGGTCCGTCGCCGGCCGGCGGGGTTCCGCCGGCCGCTCCTGCTGCGGCCATGGGGCCTCTCTCTCGCGGTGCGGCCGCGGGTACGCGACGCACGTCCACTCGTCTGCACCGGCGGGGACGGGATCCCTCCGTCCGCACCGGGGTCCTACCGAGGGCGGTGGGATCGCCCACCCCGACCGGCATGGGCATGATCCCGCACCTTCCCGCGCCACCGGACCCCGCCCCGGACCACGACGGCGGGCCCGGGCGCGTGCGCCCGGGCCCGCCGTGGACCGATCCGTGGACGCGGGCCACGCCCGGAGGCGGGCCCGCACCGATCACGGGGTGGTCGGCACCTCGATGTCACCGTCGATGATCTGCTGGCGGTAGTCCTCGATGACGTCCTGGATGTCGTCGATGAAGCCGCCCGAGGTGGACAGGCCGACACCGCCGGTGGACAGGTCGTTGAGGATGTCGACGCCGCCGTCGATGTTCCCCTCGGCGAAGTCCTTGATGTAGGCCTCCACCGCGTTGTCGACCCGCTTGAGCATCGACGTCATGATGACGGCCTGCTGCTCGGGCGAGGCGCTCGCGTACTGGTCGGAGTCGACGCCGATGGCGCGCTGACCGGCCTCGACGGCCGCCTCGAAGACACCCTCGCCGGAGCCACCCGCGGCGTGGAACACGATGTCCGCGCCGTTCTGGAACATCCCCTGCGCCGCGACCTTGCCGCCCTCGGGGTCACCGAAGCCCGACGGGTCACCGGCCGGGGACAGGTACTGGGTGTCGACGATGATGTCGGGGTCGACGGCCTTGGCACCGGCCGTGTAACCCGCCTCGAACCTCTCGATCAGCGGGCTCTGCTGGCCACCGATGAAACCGATGTGCCCGGTGGCGCTCTTCGACGCGGCGGCGACGCCGGCGAGGAAGCTGCCCTCCTCCTCGGCGAAGACCAGACCGGTGAGGTTGTCCACGCCCATGTCGGCGACCGAGGTGTCGACGATGGCGAACTGGGTCTCGGGGTAGTCGGCGGCGATGTCGCCGATGATGTCGCCGTAGGCGAAGCCGACCGCGATCACCGGGTTGAAGCCGTTCTCGGCGAGCTGGGTGAGCAGCTCGGCGCGGTCGGACCCGTCCTCGTTCGGCGAGAGCTCCTGGATGTCGTCCTCGACGCTGCCACCCAGGTCCTTGACGGCGGCCTCGACACCCGCGATCGCCGAGTCGTTGAAGGACTTGTCGCCACGACCGCCGGTGTCGTAGGCGACACCGACCTTGAGGTCGCCCTCGCCGCCGCCGCTGGCGCCGCCCGCGCTGCTGTCCTCGTCGCTGGCACAACCCGCAAGGGCCAGGCCGCCGGCCAGCAGCAGCGCCGCGACCTTCGTCATCCGCGCTCGGCGCAAGACGATCTCCTTTGCTGTGGGGAGATCCCTGCGCCGTGGCGGGGGGCCTCCCGGGGTGGGATTGCGCGTGCCGCGGCGGCCGCCTCGGGCGGCCTTCCGGAGGGGCACGCCCCCGGACGCTAATCCCGGCCACCGAGGGGCCTCCAACCTCTGGTCCGGACTGAGACCCGATCGTTGCGAACCCTGATTCCATCGGGCGCCGGACCTCCCGGGGACAGTGGTCACCGTCACCGGCGCATGACCTCGGGCGACATGGGACGACGGTGGCGGCTTGCGTCCGTCGCTCTCGCGGCGGCGCTCGTGGTCGGCCTCCCCTCCCCCGTCGTCCCGGCGCAGGCCGCACCCGGGGCCTGGACCTCGTCGTCGTCGCGGCCGACGGCCGACTCGGCCGCGCCTACGCCCACGGCGCCCCGCACGGGCCTGCCGCCCCGGGGCAGCGCCCCCGACGGCTCGACCGTGGGCGGGGAGCGGCTGCGCACGCGCGGCGTCGTCGTCCCCCCCCGACGCTCCCCCGCGACCCGACGGCATCACCGCCTCCGGCTGGCTGGTCGCCGACGCCGGAACCGGGGCGGTGCTGGGTGCGCGGGACCCGCACGGGCGCTACTACCCGGCGAGCACCCTCAGGACCCTGACCCTGCCCGCGCTGCTCCCCGGCTCGACCCGGCGCTCGTCGTCGAGGGATCGGTCGAGGACGAGGAGGTCGAGGGCAGCCGGGTAGGCCTGGTCGCCGGCGGGCGCTACCCCGTCCCG is a genomic window of Blastococcus sp. HT6-30 containing:
- a CDS encoding cytidine deaminase, translating into MQPDWNALRAAAREAMSHAYAPYSKFPVGVAGLVDDGRVVTGCNVENASYGLGLCAECGMVSDLARTGGGRLVAVTCVGGDGQPLMPCGRCRQLLWEHGGADMLIETVSLGIVPMREVLPDAFGPEDLVAAAERGQG
- a CDS encoding ABC transporter permease: MSTATTAPGTASGRGPLTELFLGGGRARRFAWLFVGLVLLMSLVRIVSGQQALTSSSTFAAALLLAVPIGLAALGGLFAERAGVVNIGLEGMMILGTWGAGWAGYQWGWVAAIIGGAVFGALGGLLHAVATVTFGVDHVVSGVAINILAEGVVRFLSELLYAGGAEGGGVTQSPALASRPPNFSLPVLSSGPDLLGDIEGARIFLVSDVAGLLRGLTSGVGVLTLIAVLLVPASYLLLWRTAFGLRLRSCGENPAAADSLGVPVHRLKYLAVIISGALAGLGGVALVFVANIYREGQTGGRGFIGLAALIFGNWRPGGLAAGAGLFGYADGLQLRSRGAVVALLLLIAVLLLAVAFYQAGRRRLLQAVLAVVFAAASLVAFLTIEELPEGIVSFTPHLITLLVLSLAAQRLRMPKADGLVYRRGEH
- a CDS encoding ABC transporter permease, whose product is MTAIRRLGASLLAPALAVVVAIVITTLVILAIGQHPGTALQVLFDFGDSPSQQTQAIVVILNRAVPLFLAGLAVSVAFRMGLFNIGVEGQYRMATVIAAGAGAAVVLPAPLHLLLIMVVAMAVGAFWAGIVAVLKVTRGVSEVISSIMLNFIALGTASYLLTGPLRGSEAGAAIITTTDIPESGRFPALNGVFDVLGLAQPRTQLYGFLLVAVVVGVVVSVLIRRTRFGFDLRATGLSPSAATASGIDARAMVIKTMLISGAIAGLIGLPDLLGRTYHFGTEFTAGLGFLGIAVALLGRNNPLGIAFAALLFAFLDRAAVPLQFADIPASVVTIIQGTIVLSVVVANEVARQVTRRRAGRDSGQGDTGTAAGGTSAGPEGPIGTRITDDRQGAGA
- a CDS encoding ABC transporter ATP-binding protein, which codes for MAAAGAAGGTPPAGDGPGSGAPYAVELRGITKRFPGVVANRDIELRVRRGEVHAIVGENGAGKSTLMKTLYGMHRPDEGTILLDGREASLRSPADAIAAGIGMVHQHFMLADNFTVLENVVLGSEPTKGGRLDRAEARRRIRDISDRYALDLEPDVLVEELGVGDRQRVEIAKVLYRGATTLILDEPTAVLVPQEVDELFGNLGELKREGLTVIFISHKLDEVRKVADSITVIRRGTTVGTADPRTTTAHQLAELMVGSELPSPGARASTVRETPVLQLRGVTVTTPGARRPAVDDVALTVHEGEVVGIAGVEGNGQAELVDAIMGLRSPAGGAVVLAGQDVTGWSTRARREAGVGFIPEDRHRQGMLLDAPLWENRILGHQTRPPAVKGPFIDRKAARSDTQRIMRDYDVRAPGPDTLAVALSGGNQQKLIIGREMSSAPRLLVAAHPTRGVDVGAQSSIWELLKDARAEGMGILLISADLDELIGLSDTLHVMLRGRLVATLDPTALTPEELGGHMTGASGGSVGAA
- a CDS encoding BMP family ABC transporter substrate-binding protein; the protein is MTKVAALLLAGGLALAGCASDEDSSAGGASGGGEGDLKVGVAYDTGGRGDKSFNDSAIAGVEAAVKDLGGSVEDDIQELSPNEDGSDRAELLTQLAENGFNPVIAVGFAYGDIIGDIAADYPETQFAIVDTSVADMGVDNLTGLVFAEEEGSFLAGVAAASKSATGHIGFIGGQQSPLIERFEAGYTAGAKAVDPDIIVDTQYLSPAGDPSGFGDPEGGKVAAQGMFQNGADIVFHAAGGSGEGVFEAAVEAGQRAIGVDSDQYASASPEQQAVIMTSMLKRVDNAVEAYIKDFAEGNIDGGVDILNDLSTGGVGLSTSGGFIDDIQDVIEDYRQQIIDGDIEVPTTP